Part of the Vigna unguiculata cultivar IT97K-499-35 chromosome 3, ASM411807v1, whole genome shotgun sequence genome, TGATAAGGGTCCCAAAACACGTACTTTGATCTGTCCCAGCAAACTTTCGATGTGGGACCACACGGAACCAGACCACCAAAGCGCCCAGCCACGCGACAACAAGCTGAATTTGGATTAACAAAACCTGTCACATGTTTACACAGACACACAACAAAGTTTTTGTTCATAACAAACAccttataaattcaaattcaaggtTCTattctgataatcgattatttgtcAAACCAGATAGACACGTACCGAGTGCTACATAGTTCTTGAGAATATCATCTAAAATTTGATACACATCTGCATAAGCAAAAGCTGAACCCTCAAGATTTGAATTGAGTTCTGTAATAAGGTCCTTTAGTTGGGAATTATATAGCTGTGCTAGCTGATTGGGGAAAGAAACACAGCTATATCCAGCACCGAGGTTTGAATCCCTCTGACTTGGAATACACCCTATAGGCCCCACATTCGCCACAACAACTTTTCTAGCCCCCAGATTGAACAACCTCTGCATAATGCTAAAACATTAACAATTTGTCGGGGAAATTTTTAGAAACAGGGatttcacaaaaattataatcttGAAAAACATTACAGTGAGCTGAACTCTGAATTTTGATATCATTTTTGCGACAAAGGATTGTGGAGTCTCCGATTCCCGTTCGGAATATGAGAGTGCTGGAGTTAGGTAGTTATTTATGAAATCGTTTGAGCCTATCGTCACGGAAAACAATGACCTATTGAATAGATCGAGAGTCGCAGGAACACCAATGGTGGCTATGATGTCTTGTCTGGTATTTGCAAAATTATCTATCTGTGCATCAAAGTTGAGTCGACCACCCTGACAATCCATCAATGCATGCACACCGTTATTAATGTACGATGATGTGAGATTATCACGGTCTTAATAAACTACGTAATAATGATGTAAAACTATCTAATACAGGTTCTTGATGATTGTAGTATCTTAAACAAACATCAACAGAAACTCACAAAGGCTTGTCCAGTGAAATTTAGAATTCCACCTCCACCAGAAGCATAATTCACACCCTTCAGAATCACTGGTCCAACCGTGGTGGGTGCCAAATAGGGTGGGATTAAATCCATACCCAGTTCCTGACCTGGTGGAGCaagcaaaagaaaaactcaTCAGACAAAAgaagtaataatattaaaaaatagataaaagaacAGAAAAACATAGGAAGTAATACAAGGTGGTAAAGCTTACCAATGATGTCCACGATGGTTCTTCCATTAGTGAACCTTCCCGTTGGTCTTCCAAAATCAATGCCATTGGGTAAATAATTAGCCTTTGAGAAGGAAACAAGGTAGTTATTGTTTCCCACGTCAACAAGGGAGTCTCCGAATACAAAATTTGCAGGGAGTTCATCTGAGGTTGAAACGTTAAACAAGACCGAGACTATGAAAAGTCGAATCAGATTCAAGAGGACAGCCATTAGAGAGAAAGAACAGTAACTGATGACTGCAACGAAGTACTGAATCAGGATCCTCCTCCTATATTGTACGTATACTTGTGCTACATTGACCATAAACAATGGGCTTTATAATGTGCAAAAGACACTGGCATTGGGTCATGATAATggaattttatataataaatcatGTGAGGGATGATAATATCATGCAGTGGGCCAACATTAATTGCTCTGCCTATGAACCTACTAGTCTTGACCGTGTGTAGTTGGAGGGAATAAAtgacatttcaaattaaaaCGGATACCATAATAAATCGAACTTCTTTAGTTTTCATCCACATAAGAGAGATGCTCacttaataaacaattaattatataaacaattaaTCAGTCATGAggtgatattttttaagtaatttttatttttttatatttcaaaattatttagaaaatattacatgagattataagaaaaagttatcaaattttaattgtcaaaatatcattaatctttatataaagttaaaaaaaataacaaaaactaaaataaaaatgaaaatttgatgaCACTATTGGAAAAATGCAAATTATCGACAACGTTTTTCCAACAAATCAGTAATGGTTATTTATTGATGGAATTATCGACGAATGTTGTTGTTGAATTTATAGACAAATTATTTCTATCGGTAATCAATTACCAACAGAATTATTGACGAATGTTGTTATTGAATTGATCGACAAATATAATTTGTCGGTAAAGTTAATTGTAAAATTGTTGACCTAATTATCAACATATGTGGCTGGCTTATCGACTGATCAAAGTTGTCGGTAATGTCTTCaatgaaatcaaaattataattcatatttcCTAATCCAATTTTAGTTGTTCCTTTCCCCAATTTCAATTGTCCCTAATTTTGTTGTCACAGAGAAGCGAAATTCCAACCTCGCACTTTCGTGACATAATCACTGCCCATCGAGTCCAACATCTAATGCTTGATATTATAGACGGATATATTTGTCGAtaattatcaaaagaaaaattcgtcgataattaCCAAAGTGTAAAATCCGTCAATAAATATTCTCTACGAAgcttttatcaataaatttgtGTTCGTCAGTAGTCCATCAGAAAAACATGTTTATcgataaaaaatagtttttgagGAATTCATACCATTGATAATTCATGTCTTTTTTTGTAATGTGGAagactaaaatgaaaaaaatagtgagaaccaaaaataaaatataaaagctaaattgaaaccaaaataatacacattacaagaaaattaaaaataattaattattgttgtgaCTTAATTTAtagtaattgaaaaaaaaatatttaagagaataatttgtttattattattcctTTTAAGGTGTCTAAGAAaccttataaataaaatattttagtacgAGTCTAGTATAAAACCCGTGTATTATCAGACCACAGGTTCTGCTATACTATGTTAAAGCTTTTGAATTTATGTGCAACACAACGAAATGATAGCTTTCGTTATCTGCTTCTCGAATTTAAAATCTTCTCCATCTACAGTACTTTGCTAACAATGCAACAGGTTGTTCAAACTTCAAAGTTCAGAAGCACTGAATCTTCACGCTTTTTAATTAAATGCATCTCAGTAAAAGAAGGGAGAGTATTTAATGATTGCAGGGACTTCCtcaattcatattttcttttgcaGAAAACCCACACTGTCGCTTTTTCTTGTCTAATAGTTTTTCCTTTCGTTTTCTGTGCACCCCCTAccactaataatatttaaaatatgtatagtgttatttatatttattatcattattattattatttaacatgaAAATTAATTCTATATTAGGTGTAGTTTTTCTATTTGTAAATGATTAATTCCATGCATCATTTCTTTAGTACGAAAATGGTCCGTTCTATGTTTGGTTCATTAAAAGTAGATCACGACTCATAAGAATTACAAATAGGTTCATTTCATATAATAtcgaaaatgaaaatttaaacttaatttaatctcttaaaatcagtttgtaatatatataaatatatatattataaaattatcttatttttttagaatcaattggtaatatatataaatatatatattataaaattatctcatttttaattgagatttttaaCCTATAACTGAAATCAAATAAACTCTTCGTCATTGACAAGATCATACAGTAGTCCatccattattttttcaaacaacTTTGCGCACATCACCATCACTACTTTTTTTTGCATTTGTTATCGATCATAAATGGTGCAGGTAGCATAATATGGAAGAATTGGGAACATGCATACGCTTTAAAAGAGATATTCTAAACTGAGTTACAGCTATGAACAGtaagaaaaaaaggaagaacCATACTTGGTTGTTGCTGATGTGTGGCATCATGTTCATAACTGCGTAAACCACAATGGGAAACGAAATAGTTCCATCAACTTGAAACTTGCCTCATCTACTCTGGTAATCAATGAAGGTCGACGTGATTCTGGCTTCATTTATTGACTTTCAgccaatttgtttttattctttttatgcATACTTTAAGTTAATtgacttttattaatttatccACTACTTTAAAAGGTTGAGTCTAACTGAAATTAAGTTActcaaaaattatttacaagCATTCAACGAAGATTTTATTGTTCTTCTAAAAGTTGATTCTGAAGTTAGCAAATAGATTTGTATTACAGCTTGGAAAAAAGGTAAAACTAAACCCATTAATCGGTTAAGTTAAGCCAAGACATGGTCAACCAATTTTATAAAGCATTcaacccttatttaaataaaagaaactgcaacaAATTGGGATATTAGTCTTTCTCCATTTGATCCATGATGCCATTCATATCAATATTTGTGGATAAAATTACAACGGGTAgcaaatgaatattgtaaatggatacccgcAGGTAACAGatacatgtattttttatactcaCATGTTAATAGGACGGGCAAGggatcatagtatccgtacccgctatattttaatttaaattaaaaaaacacgattaaaacattaacccaTTGAAATTAAATGAGTtatattttatcaattggttttaaaaaatctctatttctttgtaaactgtcattaaacactatttaaataggttatttgtactttgtttgaaatttataaatgttatgcattgtatttttatttgaattcattgttaaaatatattgttaaatattaattttttgttgtaaatacccgtggatatttgtggatgttaaaaaaatatgcgaGTACCCACCTAATGGATACCCGCACAAATATGGATAAAGATACTGGGAGCTACTACCCATGTCCTACCCGTCCTGTCGACATCCCTAAATATGAGATTTAAGGAATGTAATCTATCAAAACCTTAAAAGAAAGActcttaaaaagaaaagtaagtgAGGGAAGATAAGAAAAGTCACGTAGAGATAAAAggatgaaagaagaaaataaaatctaaattgattataagaaaataaagataattaatcattctctttctcgtaaacaaaattataatttactaaataaaattttataaggtataattattgat contains:
- the LOC114175004 gene encoding GDSL esterase/lipase At4g16230-like is translated as MAVLLNLIRLFIVSVLFNVSTSDELPANFVFGDSLVDVGNNNYLVSFSKANYLPNGIDFGRPTGRFTNGRTIVDIIGQELGMDLIPPYLAPTTVGPVILKGVNYASGGGGILNFTGQAFGGRLNFDAQIDNFANTRQDIIATIGVPATLDLFNRSLFSVTIGSNDFINNYLTPALSYSERESETPQSFVAKMISKFRVQLTRLFNLGARKVVVANVGPIGCIPSQRDSNLGAGYSCVSFPNQLAQLYNSQLKDLITELNSNLEGSAFAYADVYQILDDILKNYVALGFVNPNSACCRVAGRFGGLVPCGPTSKVCWDRSKYVFWDPYHPTDAANVMVAKHLLEGGSNYIWPRNIRGLLQT